ATCAGGAAGAAGATTTTATAAATCTGAAATATGAAAGACAAAAACAGAAAAATAGCGTTGCTGGAAGGCTGGCTTTCCACAGTCGTCAATACATTTTTGTTTGCAATAAAGCTTTGGGCAGGAATAATGACAGGTTCCATTGCCATCATTGCTGATGCATGGCATACGCTTTCGGATTCCCTGACCTCAGTCATTGTTATTATTGGAGTTAAAGTTTCATCAAAACCGGCAGACAGGGAACATCCCTTCGGACATGGTCGTGCTGAGCTGATTGCCTCGCTCATTATCGGAGTTTTGCTGGCAGTGGTGGCTGCCAATTTTGCCAGTGAGTCCATCAAAAGACTTATCAGACATGAAGTGGTTATTTTTAATACCCTCAGTATTGTTGTCATGATTGTTTCTGTGGTCGTTAAAGAAGCCATTGCACAATATGCATTTTATGCTGCACGGATTACCAAAATGGATTTTCTGAAAGCCGATGGTTGGCATCACCGCAGCGATTCCATTGCATCTGTATTAATATTAATAGGAATCATATTTCAGAAAAAGGCTTTCTGGATTGACGGGGTTTTAGGCCTGATTGTATCAGTTCTGATACTGTTGGTTGCGGTTAAAGTCATCAGGGATGCTGTAAATTGTTTGCTGGGAAAAGATATAACAGAGGAAACCAAAATGCAGATAGTCAATATAGTGGATGAAACTTCCTTTCATCAGATGCACCCCCATCACTTTCATTATCATGAATATGGAAGGCATCAGGAGGTAACATTTCATATCCGCCTTCCGGCAGAAATGACAGTCAGCGAAGCTCACGACATTGCCAAAAAAATCGAAGTCAGCATTGAAGAGAGACTGAATATTCAGGCTACCATTCATATTGATCCGGTCTGACAGATGTAACACTAAAATGAAATTAGTTCAGGTAATCAGGGAGATGAAGTTTATTGACCTGTCAACACAATTTTCAATATTTCATTATTGAAAACAGGCTGTAGGCTATCAAAAGAGGGCAGTGGAAAGTTTTCAGCAGGCAAAAAACCGAAATCCGGAATCTGGCTTTCATAACCCATCACTCATCACTCGAAACCATATCGGACTAAACTTTATCATTCTGCTTACAGATGCCGGATTATTCCTTTTGTCTGCTGTCAATCAGTATGGTAACAGGGCCGTCATTGATAAGGTGAATATCCATCATGGCTCCGAAAACACCCGATTTAACTTCTTTATTAATCAGTTCTTTCAATGTTTTTATAAAATTTTCATAGAGCGGAATGGCTTTTTCAGGCCTTGCGGCCCGGATATATGATGGACGGTTTCCTTTTTTGGTACTTGCATGCAGAGTAAACTGACTGACCACCATGATTTCCCCATCTGTATCGCTGACCGAAAGGTTCATGATTCCTTCAGCATCATCAAAAATTCTGAGCTGTGATATTTTTTTACACAACCAACTGACATCTTCTTCTTCGTCTTCGTGTTCTATTCCGAGAAACACCAGAAGTCCTTTTCCAATGCTGCTATATGGCTGATGGTCAATGTGAACTGAGGCTTCTTTTACCCTTTGAATAACTACACGCATGGATTTTTTTTCTGCAAAAATCTGTTTTAAAGTCTGATTTTCACCTGATTATTCCCGCAAATTTCTCAAAAAATCATGAATGCCCGCATTGTTTCATCATTTCGTAGTGACATCGAAGGGGATTTTCATTGCCGGGTTCGCGCAGGTGCATTGAGTTACCTTCACAATATCTGAAAGCCTCGCAATTCATGCATTTACCTGTTTTGGCCCAGTCACGGTTTCTGAAGTTCTCAAACCGGTTGTTCCATACGTCAATGAATTTGTCCTGATAAATATTTCCCTGAACAAAACCTCTGTGAATATTGGGACAAGCTGAAATGGAACCATCTGCCAGAACGGAAGCAATCATTACCCCGGCACGGCAAAAATAATATCCATCCCTGACTTCAGTTTCGAAATTTCCCAAATAGCCTTCGCATCCGTAACTTGCCCTGATACGGCCTTCTTCTCTTGTTTCCTTTAAAAAGTTCATCAACCCAAGCATTTGCTCAGGGCTTACATCCAGTTCATCATTTCCTTTTGCCCGTCCTGTGGGAAAAATGGTGAATATTCTCCACTTCTTTACACCCAGCTCTATCAGAAACTCTTTTAAATCATTAAGCTGGTGAAAATTTTTCCTGCTGATACAGGTAGCGACATCATACACCAGATCAGGTTCCCTGACAATCAGACGAATAGCTTCCACCGCTTTATTGAAACCGCCCTTATGTCCTCTCAGCCATTCATGTGTGTCTTCAAATCCATCGAGACTGACCGTAACAGAGCGTAGTCCGGCATTCATGAGTGAACGAAAGCGTTGAGACGTCAATGCAACACCATTGGTAACAAACCCCCATGGATAGCCTTGTTTTTTCAATTCCTGCCCGACATATTCCAGATCTTTCCGCATCAAAGGTTCCCCGCCAGTGAGTACCACCATCACTTTGTTTGGATTGTAGTAGTGGGTAAGCTCTTTGGTCACCTGTAGAAAATCATTGGCTGGCATGTCGGAGATACTGCTTTCTTTCCGGCAGTCGCTGCCACAGTGCAGGCACGAAATATTACAACGCAAGGTACACTCCCAGAACAAATAGGAAAGTTCATGAAGTTCAGCCTGAGCTTTCCGGTAATGTCTGAAAACAGTCAGCCCGGCTTTTTTTCGTAATGAAGGTTTGATTTTCAAGATTTTTTCTCTTCCTGGTAAATAGACGAAGGAGGTCCGTACAATGCCGGTTGTTCCTTGTATCTGGGATTCTTGTCTTTCCTTTTTTCTTTATCGCATCGAAGAACCTTGCATGATACAAATCCGGAAATAAAACCGCTTATTAACACAAGGGAAACAAAACCAAATAAATATGATTTTAACCTGTCTGATTTTGCCTTAATCTTTTTCATCTCTGAAGTTTCATTGTTTCCATTCAATATTCAGAGATTCCTGTTCGGCAGGAAGCACAACAATGGTATCGTTCAGGCCGTCCTGGGCACTAAATAGTACTTTTTCATGAATAAAACCATTCAGGTTAATTTCAAAACTGCCATCAGAAGCAGTATAAGCTTTGGAAATTCCGGATGAAGATGCGGCTTTGATTTCCAGATTTCCGGCTGCCTGCCCGTTTTCAAGCAACAATTTGCCTTTAATGGTATAGTTCCTGTTGAACTGACTGTCGGTTGGGGTGCCGTAGCAGGCCTCGAAAACAAAACTGACAGCCCCTATGCCCATCAGATAGAGCATCCCTCTTGAAATAACCGATTTAATCCTGAAATACAATTTTCTCATACAAATGAATTTATTGATTTTTAATAACTTTTCTTTTTATTGTTGTTCCGTTGGCTGTGGTAAAAACCAGCAGGTAGGTGCCTTTGGGGTACTTCCCCATATTCAGCTCCCTGAATTCTCCGGCATTGATCTTTAATTGGTATGTGGCCAGCAGTTCTCCCCGCATGTTAAATATATCCAATGTAAATTCCTGCTGTTCCGTCCCTTCAGATATTATCCTGATTTCTGAGGAACAGGGATTAGGGAAAAGCCGGATATCGAAAGCATTTTCTGGCGGAGATTCTGTAACAGGCTGAAAGGAAAGAGCGGGAGTTGTAAGATCAGTATCTTTCTGATTTTCAATAAAATAGAATATATCGCAATTGGAATCTGCTACGGGAAGCTTCCAGATTTCTTTCTGTTCCTGAATTTTTCGATTGAAATAAAGATTTTCAGGTGCACCATACTGGGCGACAACAGGAGAATGAAATCCCGGAATGAAACCGCACAGCAATACACACCATTTGAGAATTCTTTTTTGCACCTTGAAATTTATGTGGTTGAATACCTGTTAACGTGCAAATGTAAAAAAAATTTGATATGAAATGTTAAAGTTGCACAAAAAGGGTAATTCTGGTACCATCCCGAACCACATCAACAGTGATCTGATCGCCAGGATGGAGGCTTTTCAGCCGGTTCATATAATCGTAAATGTTGTTTACCTCAGCACCATTGACTGCTGTAATCACATCTCCGTTTCTCATCCCCGACAACTGGGCAGGCCCACCGCTTCTGACCGACTGTACCTTCAATCCCTTGACATCACTGGCTGAGAAATCAGGCAATATGCCAAGGGTAACTTTATAACTCCCTGAAGATGATTTTGTTTTAGGCCCTGCTTCCTGAAAAGTGATTTGAGGTAGGTTTGCATAGCTGGTTGCCAGCTCTTCAACAAATTCAAGTAAGTTGGTCATTCCCTTGTAATTGATTTTGTCCTCATCATCAGCCCAGGTGTGATAATCGTTATGTGCACCGGTAGTGATAAAGATGACAGGGATATTGTTTGCATAAAATGAGGCATGGTCTGATGGCCCGAGTCCTTCCGGAGATTTTTTAAAATCAAAGGAATATTCTTTTTCAAAAATACTGAAAAGGGAATCATTTTCGCGGGCAGTGCCTGTTCCGCCAATAAGCAAATATTTACTAATGGTATCCAGCCTACCGACCATGTCCATATTGATCATGGCTTTAATCCGGGAAAGGGGAACGGGGCAGCTGGCAACAAATTTTGAGGAGCCAAGCAATCCGGATTCTTCCCCCGTAAAAGCCACAAAAATAACGCTCCTTTTAAGCACTGAGCGATTTTTACTTAACTTGCCGGCAAGTTCAATCATTGCCGCAACGCCTGAGGCATTATCGTCAGCACCATTATGAACAGCAATAGTGTCGGGGAAACGGGAACCTGAACCCGGGCCTCCCATCCCCAGATGGTCGTAATGTGCCCCGATGACGATGTATTCATCCTTCAGCAGGGGGCCGCTTCCTTTCAGGATAGCTGCCACATTGCATGTCTTTCCCTGACTTGTTATGACTTCAGTTGATAAAGAGACATTTTTTTCCAAATCAAAACTCATGGGAGATTTTTTTTCCAGTATGCTGCTTTCAATCATTTCAAGCGATTGATTCTGAGTAAATAATGCTCTGGAAGCAAAGCTCCGGCTAATCTGAATGACAGGAATTTTTGAACGGCTGTTGGTTTTTGAGAAAACAAGAGGAGGGAGAAAATCCTCCTTTTTTTCAGATGCAGGATAAATAAAAATTACACCTGCAGCTCCTTTATCAGCAGCCACCATGGCTTTGTAATTGTCGGAGGAAAATTCTGAAAACGGATTATTTCTTTCTTTCAGGTCGGGCTCTCCGTTAAAAAGGACAACAATTTTTCCTTTTACATCCACATCAGCATAATCATTCCATTTAAATTTATCTGTCTGAATATCAAACCCATAACCGGCAAAAAACACATCTGCTGACACGCTGGTATCGGCTGAAAAGACTAAGGGAATAAAATCTGTTCCGGCCTTAGCGGTTAACTCAGCGGTTTTAAAGGTATTGTTTTTACCCATGTGATAGGCTGTAACAACGTCAAAATATTGAAAACCATTGTCAAAGAGCAACTCCAGATGTTGATTCTTGAATTGTTTGCGAATATAACCTGCTGCTTTAAGGGCTTCGGGCGATCCGCTTTTTCTTCCTTTCAATTTGTCAGATGCAAGGTATTGAATATGTTTTTTTAAAGCAGACTCCGCGAAGGAGGAGTGAATTTGTGAAAAGGAAACATGGCTTGCAAATAGCAAAGCTGTAAAAACAATAAGAATTTTATTCATGACTGAATGATTGAATTTGCAAAATTAAGGAAGACCAAAGGAGAGAGGTAAACTTAATTTTTTCCGTTCCTGATTAAGATTTTGATTTTATTGACAAGTGTTTTTCTTGGAATAATTCCTTCGATTTTTTCAATCATTTTTCCCTGATTGAAAATCAGATAGGCAGGCGTTTTTGTGATGTGGTATTTGTTGATGAGTGTTTTATCAGTATCAAAATTTACCCTGCATATCTTAAGTGAGCCATTCAGATCGTTTTTAAGATCTTTAATTACCGGAGACATGATATGACAAGAGCCACTCCAGTCGGCATAAATTTCAACCAGAACAAGAGGAAACTGTTCTGTGATTTCTGATGAAAAAGGCTCAAACTGATTGTTGTTGAAAAACGTCATCACTTTCACACTTTAAAAGAAAAAATCGTGAGGCTTTTAAAAAATGTGAGGGATTTTTTAAAAAGGTTAAACTGAACTGGAAACTGTAGCCCCACGATTTCGCCTTATTTATCTCAATTCTTATACCAAAATTTTTATTTTTCTTAACGTTTTTATAAGGTAAACAAAATCAATGATTAAGATTGATTTTGTTTGTAGGGGTAAAGAGTTATCTTTCCGGAAAAACTCCAATATAACGTAGATTATCCAAAATATTATAGGTTATTTTTTGAGATTCCCAGTTTTTTCATTCTTGCTTCAAGTGTAGTGGGCTTGAGTCCCAGAATCTTAGCTGCACCCTTTTCACCCCGTATGCGGTAAGCTGTGGATTGAAGTACTTTTAAAATATGCTCTTTCTCAATGTTTTCAATGGTCATGTTTTCAATGTCCCGGATTGAATTTGAATGAAATAAATTTTCATTTATCACCAGTTCAGTACCCATACTGGTTATCATGGCTCTTTCAATCACGTTTTCGAGTTCCCGGATATTTCCCGGCCAGTCGTACAACTGACATGCAGCCATGGTTTTATGGGAAACTGAGCTAAACTTTCGGCCTGTTTTATGTGAAAATTTATTGATGAAATAATTGACAAGCAGAGGGATGTCTTCCTTTCGCTGACGTAAGGGAGGCAGGGAAATAGGGAATACATTCAGGCGGTAAAATAAATCAGGGCGGAAATTTCCCTTTTTTACTTCCTCGCTGAGGTTACGGTTGGTAGCGGCAATGACGCGCACATCTACCTTGAAAGTTTTGGGATTCCCAAGACGTTCAAATTCACCATCCTGTAATACCCTCAAGAGTTTCGGCTGCAGTTCGATGGGTAATTCACCGATTTCATCCAGAAAAATGGTTCCTTTGTCTGCAAGTTCAAAGCGGCCTATTTTTTTGTAGAGCGCCCCGGTGAATGCCCCTTTTTCATACCCAAACAATTCACTTTCAATCAGAGAAGCAGGCAATGCCGCACAATTGACTTTCACCAAGGGGTGTTTGTTGCGGTTGCTGATATTGTGTATTGCTCTGGCTATCAGCTCTTTACCTGTTCCTGTTTCTCCGAGAATCAATACCGTGGTGCGGGTATTTGCCACCCGTTCCACATTTGTCAGGATTTTTTTCATTTCGGCATTCTGGGTGATGATTTCCTCAAAATTATGCTCCAGTTTGATTTCATCCTGCAGATAGATGTTTTCTGCTTCCAGCTTGTTTTTTAAGGATTGAATCTCTGCCAAAGCATCTTTGAGTTTTTTTTCTGATTTCTTTTTCTCGGTTATGTCATGCACAAAGCCGACACTGAACGTATTTCCTTCAAATTCAAGTAAATTGGCAGATATTTCGACATCTCTCAATTCTCCGTTGCTTGTCTGGTGTATGGTTTCAAGCAATAACCTTTTCTCACGGCAAAGCTGTTCCCAGATTTTTGACCAGCTTTTTTCATTCAGGGTAGGATTGATCTGCCAGACTTTCATCTGCTCAAGTTCTTGCCGGGAATATCCCCAGTATTCACAGGCATAATCGTTCACCCTGAAAAAAGTACCGTCTTTTTTCAACATGAAAATAGCCTGATGGGTATTGTCGATTACGAAATGAGACAGACGTTTTTCTTCCTCAGATCTTTTTAATTCCATTAAGGTGTCCAATAAGCTTATTTCTGCCTTTTTTCTGGCGGTAATGTCGCGGAAATGTTGTGCAACCTTTACCACTTCCCGGTTCTTGCCGAATATTGGATGGTAAAGTACATCCAGCCACAGGTCTTTTTCAGGCAGGTATTGTTCGACCATTTCAGTTTTTCCGCTCTGAAACACTTTTTTAATTTCATTCTCCTGATTGATGAGTGTCAGGCATTTCTTTCCAATGTAATCATCGTTTTCGATGCCAAGCAGTTTTTTGGCATTTTGGTTATAGTAGATTACATTCATCATATTGTCAATTAGCCCCAGAGGCTCATCAATGTAATTCAGGAAAGCTTCCAGCAGCAGGCTGCCTTCACGGGATAAAGAATTTGTAAAGCTGAGTTCAGAAATTTCGACTACCATGCCACAGAAATATTCTTTTCCGTCAATATCATATCTGGAAACATAAATTTCGACCGGAATAATTGTTTTATTTTTCGTGATGTGCCGGCTTTCAAAATAATGAAAACCTTTTTCAGAAATGGTAGAAGTAAGTTCTTCCCATTTAAGGGGCTGAAATCTCAGGCTAATGTCTTCAATGGTCAGTTTTGTCAGTTCATCCAGCGAATAGCCCAGATGCACGCAGGCTTTCTGGTTGGCATAAACTATTTTCATGCTTTTATCTGCCCAAAAAACAGGGAAAGGGATTTTTTCAATATCTGCAAAATGAAATGTCATGAATTGGTTTATTTTTTCCGGCAAAGATAAAACTCCAATATTTTGGAGAAGGAAAAAATATTTTTTTTTCGTATTAAGTTTTTTAAATAGATATTTGTTGACCTAAAAAATATCCCAACCAAAAAATTTTTACAAGATGAAAAAGTTAAATTTTTGTATTCTTGTGTTGCTGATAAGCGTCAGCATCCATGCCAAAGCAGTTAATACTGGCTTATTTCAGATTGATGAAAATCAAATCATGTCGGAAATGTCAGGGTTAACTTTACTTGAAGATTATGTAACGCAAAATCAAGGTGTTACGCTAAGTGAAATGCAGGCAAGCGGTCATATTTTATCTTACGGTATAAGTGACCAGCCTTCACCTTTCAACGATGAGATGACGTTTGAAGCCCCGTTAGGCATTCCATCATTTATCTGGGGGTTTTGTCTGGGATTACCCGGTGTGGCTGTCGTTTATTTTGTTTCCGAAGATAAAGATGAAACCAAAAAAGCAGTTTTTGGTTGTATTGCCAGCACAGTCGCCTATTCTGCCTGTTACCTCGTTTATTACATTGTTTATATAGCCTCGGCTATTCAATAGTTTTATTTGGATTTGAATTTCAATCAGTTATCAATAATAAACAGTTTTTTTATGAAGAAAATTTTTTTTATGCTGCTTGTCATTTTTCTGACCAGTCTGCAATCAAAGGCTTACGACAGAAGCCTTTTTGATTATGATGAAATTCAGATCCGAAAAGAATTAAGTGAGCTGAATAGCCTTGAAAGTTATGTGTCGGCCAATGAGGGTGTTACCTTATCTCAGCTGAAAACTGAAAACAACCGTTTGACTGCCAACATCAGCAATTCACCCATGATTTTTACTGGTTTCAACGGGGTAGCTGCCGACATTCCTGCTTTTTTATGGGGCTTTTGTCTGGGGCCTATCGGGGTCATTATTGTCTGGATTATTGATGAGGATGACCTGCTGATGTCAATTGTCGGCTGCCTGGTGTCTTCATTTTTATTCGGTGGAGGCTATCTGCTTGTTAACTGACACTGCTTGCTGATTTTTTCTCCGGTTTTTTAAATTTTTTAATTTGAACAGGCTTTTATTAATTGTTTTAATACTATTTTATCCTTCAGGCATCTTACTGGCTCAGTATTTTTACAGAATTGAGGCCGACATCAGCATTAAAACAAAAGCCGGAAATTTCAGCCAGCTGACCATGGGGAGGGTTTTTTACGATATAAATATTAAAAAACTGGTGTACAATATCACTTTTCCTGAAAAAGAAGTCTGGGTGGTGAAAGATTCAGTTGTCAGTACTTATGTGGGTGGAAAGCTGGTAAAAAAGACGACCACTGTTGCGCTGGTGCAAAGTACTGTTTTTCATCTTGCCCTCGAGGGCAGGTTATCTGATTATGGGCTTAGCAAAAGCCTCTATAAAATCACCAAAGTGGAAAAGGACGGGGATATGGTCATTACGACCTATTCTCCTCCACCTCAGATGAAAGGTTTTGGAGATATTGTCATTTCCACTAAAAACAAAAGCCTTTATGGAGTGGTTTTTTTCAGTGCCGACAAAAAAATCCTTAGTAAACAGATTGTCAAATCCTACACTACAGTCAGCGGATTAAAGTTTCCCGCTGAGATTATTCAGATTTATTACAAGGAGGGGAAAGAAAACTATCAGGTAATGACATTTAAAAACATCAAGGTAAACAATCAGCAAAATGAAAGTTTTTATCGTTATCCTGATGTGCGTTAGTGTTTTTCAGCTGAAAGCCCAAACGTTGGAAGAGCTGAAAATACTGGAAAAAACGACAGAGCATGATGACAGGCCTTATTATCTGAAATTTGTCAGAAATCAGGGCAAAACGGGAGATAAAATAGTGTCTGCCATGTTTTTGTTTTATAAAAATTTTATTTCATCCCAGGATTTTGTTTCATGCAGTTTTTATCCTTCCTGTTCCGAATATGCACTTCTGGTTCTAAAAAAACAGAATATTTTTACCGGCACCATGAATTTTTTTGACAGGCTGACCCGTTGCCATACCTTCACACCTCAGCAATATCATATCCATCCGGAATATCATCTGCAGATTGATTTACCCAAAAATGCGCGGTATGAAGATTTGTAAACTGATCTTTTTCAGTACTTTACTCATTACAGCATTCATCAGCCAGGCTCAAAATCTGTTTGATGAGGAACACAGCAGACAATATGCTGAATTTTTATTTTCTGCCGGAAAGTATGAAGAAGCAAGGCAGGAATATAAGCGTCTGTTGTTATTGGATGATCTGAACACGGATGTCAGGCTCAGAGAGGTTCAGTGCTTAAGATACTCAGGTCAGCTCAGGGAAGCACTGAAAAGGATGGAAGATTACCGGAAGAAAGGTGGAATAATTAGCTATTCAATTGAAATTGAATATGTTAAGCTGTTATTACTTAACAGGGAATCGACAACTTTCAGGAAAGTTTACCTGCCGCAAAGTATACTGAACGATTCCGACAAGGTGGTTTTTATTCTTATTGATTATTTACTGAATAAAGACTTTAAAAAAACTGATGAGTTCAGAGCATCTGAAAACTTTTCAAATCCTGCTTATAAAAGACTTACAGAAATAAACTCAGAATTGCAGTCAATCAGAATGAAAAATCCGCTTGTAGGTGGGCTTTTGTCAACAGCCATTCCGGGACTGGGGAAAATTTATTCAGGTTTCTGGCAAGACGGGCTTATTTCGTTGTTATATACCGGAATGTCTGCCTTTCAGGCCTATCGAAGTTTTAAAAAAGATGGCATCAGGAGCATTTTTGGCTGGTATTCAGCCATGATGACTGCCGCTTTTTATAGTGGTAATATATATGGCTCTGTGAAAGCAGTCAGTAAATACAATCAACTTAAAACCGAATTATTTAACAGAGAGATTGAAGAAATTCTGTTTAATTATTATTAGTATACTGGTTTTCAGTGATTTAAAAAGCCAGAGCATGAAGGAAACAACCTTCATGGCCGACAGTTTTTTTATTTCTCAGGACTATGAAAATGCAGCCGACCTGTACCGAAGGATCATCTTTTTTTCTGTGGACAGTGTGAATTACCGGCATTACCTGAAGTTATCGGAATGTTTGTTTCATGCCGGCCATTATGACGAAGCACTTTATTATTACGATATTGCCTATAACAACCTGGAAAATGACACTTTACTCAATGAAATTTCTTTTCGTAAAACATTGATATACATTCTGTTAAAAGACTACAAACAGGCACGAAGAGAATTGCTGAATATTGATACCGCTCAGTCATTATCCGTTCAAAACAGGTATAATTTTTATCATGGTGTCATCAGTTTCAGGGAAGGGAATTATACCCTGGCAGAATCATATTTTATTGCCTCCCTCGATAGTTTAACAAAAAAAGATTCAAACAAAATCAGAGAAATTTTCACATATCTTCCCAACGGAAAGCCAAATCCCAATACGGCAAAATGGCTGAGTATCATTTTCCCAGGTCTTGGGCAGTTGTATGCTGGTGATATCAGAAATGCAGTAAATTCATTTATTCTGAATGGTATTTTAGGAGGATTGTTTGTTTATGTTTCATTAAAATACGGATTGCTGGATGCAGGATTGAGTATTTTCCCATGGTTTCAGCGTTATTATTTCGGAGGCTTCAAAAGAGCAGCACAAATTGCGTTAAAAAAACAGGAAGAGAAAAGAGAAGAGGTACTGAAGAAAATATTTATTTTTTATCAGGGATATTTGGTGAATGAATAATTTACTTTATCTTGGCACTTTCAAAACCTATTAAAAATTAAGTCATGAAAAACATTTTAGTGCTGATTTTAGCTTTTGTATTAACAGGATTTGCTTATGCAGATGGAGGAAAATACAAAATCAATGACGAAACTGTCAATCAGATGTTCACCAACGCCCCTGAAACAAATGGTTTCGATTTCACTGTAAGCCCTCTTACCGGAAATGCCTTACCGGAACAAATAACCGGAGAAAAAAATCCATGGGTGGCATGGGCGCTAACATTTACAGCTGGTGTTGGTATTTGTGGTATTCACAGGTTGTATTTGGGTACTAAAACCGGAGTCTTCATTGCCTATTTATGTACTGCCGGAGGATGTGGTATCGTTCAGACTATTGACTGGGTAGTGCTATTGATAGGTGCCATGAACAAGGATATCAGCAAATACATCGACAATTCCAAGTTATTTATGTTCTGATGACAGGATGAACTTCCACATCAAGGTAAATAATGTGGGAAAATCTTGTAGAACTTTAATAAAAAAATATTAATTGCATATTTTCGATTTGTATGTTATATTTGGTGTCTGATTAATGTTGTTAAATCGTTTAAAATTCAAGTATATGTCAAGAGTTTACAGATTAGGTTTCTTAATTTTGACAGGTCTTCTTGCAATAAGTTCATTTCACCTGAATGCACAGACCAATTTGGCTTTATCGGCAACTGCCAGTCACTCAGGCGGTGGAACCGGAACTTACGGGCCTCAAAACTATAATGACGGATATTATTGCAATGGATCCGGAACCTGTTGGGGATGGGTAAGTACATCGGGAAATCCATCAACCTCATCATGGATTGAATATCAGTGGACTACCAGCCAGACATTTGATGAAATTAAAGTGTATATTAATAGTACAACCAACAGAGCCATGCATGGCTTTAAAGTTCAGTACTGGAACGGGAGCACTTATGTTGATCATCATACCTTTTATATTGCTCCTGCCAATCTGACCCTGAATTACGTGGATAAATTTTCTTCACCCATCACCTCTACAAGGCTGAGACTCACCGATATTTATACAACCGGCTCTCAGGCATCCAATCCAATGAATGAAGAAATAGAAGTCAGGCTGACTACTTTGCCCGGTCTTGATGTCGAAATGAACAGGATAGAAATTCCTGTTACCTGGTCTGTAGGGAAAAATCCACTGAAAGTGGTTTACCGGAACAACCGAAAAGACACCATAAAATGGGTCGATTTAGGATGGCGGTTAAATTGGGATGTCCCATCTCTTGTAAATAACTATACCAAAACAGTTCTCCCCGGAGCTGAACAAGCATATCAGTTTGCTGATTCTGTTTACCTTCCGGCTAAAGGCAGTTATAATTTCAGGGTGTGGGTTTCATCTCCCAACGATTCTTTCCCAGACAATGTAACCTCAAATGATACTTTAATTTTAAGCATTTGCACAGCTATGTCAGGTACCTACACGATTGGTGGTACAGGGGCAAACTATCCTACTTTTAATGCGGCTGTTACCGATTTGTTGAAATGCGGTATATCCGGGCCTGTGGTATTTAACGTGGCGTCAGGAACTTATAATGAGCGGGTAGTTATTCCACAGATTTTAGGTGCCTCACCCACCAATACCATTACTTTTAAAGGAGCGGATAAAGACAATTG
This sequence is a window from Sphingobacteriales bacterium. Protein-coding genes within it:
- a CDS encoding cation transporter; the encoded protein is MKDKNRKIALLEGWLSTVVNTFLFAIKLWAGIMTGSIAIIADAWHTLSDSLTSVIVIIGVKVSSKPADREHPFGHGRAELIASLIIGVLLAVVAANFASESIKRLIRHEVVIFNTLSIVVMIVSVVVKEAIAQYAFYAARITKMDFLKADGWHHRSDSIASVLILIGIIFQKKAFWIDGVLGLIVSVLILLVAVKVIRDAVNCLLGKDITEETKMQIVNIVDETSFHQMHPHHFHYHEYGRHQEVTFHIRLPAEMTVSEAHDIAKKIEVSIEERLNIQATIHIDPV
- a CDS encoding D-tyrosyl-tRNA(Tyr) deacylase, coding for MRVVIQRVKEASVHIDHQPYSSIGKGLLVFLGIEHEDEEEDVSWLCKKISQLRIFDDAEGIMNLSVSDTDGEIMVVSQFTLHASTKKGNRPSYIRAARPEKAIPLYENFIKTLKELINKEVKSGVFGAMMDIHLINDGPVTILIDSRQKE
- a CDS encoding radical SAM protein; this encodes MKIKPSLRKKAGLTVFRHYRKAQAELHELSYLFWECTLRCNISCLHCGSDCRKESSISDMPANDFLQVTKELTHYYNPNKVMVVLTGGEPLMRKDLEYVGQELKKQGYPWGFVTNGVALTSQRFRSLMNAGLRSVTVSLDGFEDTHEWLRGHKGGFNKAVEAIRLIVREPDLVYDVATCISRKNFHQLNDLKEFLIELGVKKWRIFTIFPTGRAKGNDELDVSPEQMLGLMNFLKETREEGRIRASYGCEGYLGNFETEVRDGYYFCRAGVMIASVLADGSISACPNIHRGFVQGNIYQDKFIDVWNNRFENFRNRDWAKTGKCMNCEAFRYCEGNSMHLREPGNENPLRCHYEMMKQCGHS
- a CDS encoding T9SS type A sorting domain-containing protein; this translates as MQKRILKWCVLLCGFIPGFHSPVVAQYGAPENLYFNRKIQEQKEIWKLPVADSNCDIFYFIENQKDTDLTTPALSFQPVTESPPENAFDIRLFPNPCSSEIRIISEGTEQQEFTLDIFNMRGELLATYQLKINAGEFRELNMGKYPKGTYLLVFTTANGTTIKRKVIKNQ
- a CDS encoding M20/M25/M40 family metallo-hydrolase — its product is MNKILIVFTALLFASHVSFSQIHSSFAESALKKHIQYLASDKLKGRKSGSPEALKAAGYIRKQFKNQHLELLFDNGFQYFDVVTAYHMGKNNTFKTAELTAKAGTDFIPLVFSADTSVSADVFFAGYGFDIQTDKFKWNDYADVDVKGKIVVLFNGEPDLKERNNPFSEFSSDNYKAMVAADKGAAGVIFIYPASEKKEDFLPPLVFSKTNSRSKIPVIQISRSFASRALFTQNQSLEMIESSILEKKSPMSFDLEKNVSLSTEVITSQGKTCNVAAILKGSGPLLKDEYIVIGAHYDHLGMGGPGSGSRFPDTIAVHNGADDNASGVAAMIELAGKLSKNRSVLKRSVIFVAFTGEESGLLGSSKFVASCPVPLSRIKAMINMDMVGRLDTISKYLLIGGTGTARENDSLFSIFEKEYSFDFKKSPEGLGPSDHASFYANNIPVIFITTGAHNDYHTWADDEDKINYKGMTNLLEFVEELATSYANLPQITFQEAGPKTKSSSGSYKVTLGILPDFSASDVKGLKVQSVRSGGPAQLSGMRNGDVITAVNGAEVNNIYDYMNRLKSLHPGDQITVDVVRDGTRITLFVQL
- a CDS encoding thioredoxin family protein — translated: MMTFFNNNQFEPFSSEITEQFPLVLVEIYADWSGSCHIMSPVIKDLKNDLNGSLKICRVNFDTDKTLINKYHITKTPAYLIFNQGKMIEKIEGIIPRKTLVNKIKILIRNGKN